The following is a genomic window from Patescibacteria group bacterium.
AGATGAGAACCGAGATCGTTTCTATCACTTCGCACCAATTGCGCACTCCTTCGACGATCATCAAGGGCAATTTGGAGATGGTTTTGGGCGGCGAAGTGGGGGAGATCACTAAAGACCAGCGCGAACTGCTTGATGATACTTATTTGGGCAATCAAAGAATGATCCGGCTGATCAATGATCTGATGGACGTGGCCAAGATCGATGAAGGAAAATTCAAGCTGGCTCTGGAGCCGGCTCAGCTTGAGGAGGTGGTCGCGGAAGTGGTTAAATTGATCGCTCCTTTAGCCAAGGAGAAGCATGTTACTTTGACCTATGATCATCCGGCCACTCCGTTCCCCCCGGTAAAGGTCAACCGCCAAAGGGTGTTGCAGGTCGCGCAAAATATCATTGATAATGCCATCAAATATTCAAGCAATGGCGACAAGGGACAGGTGCTGGTGATGATCCAGGAAGGGTCTAAATTTTTGGAACTGATCGTTAAGGATAACGGCATCGGCATTCCCGAAGACGAGCAGGATAAAATGTTCGAGCGTTTTTCCCGGGGTTCGAATACCACCAAGCTTGATCCGGGAGGAGGATCAGGCCTTGGCCTTTATATCGCCAAAGCGGTTGTGGAGCAGGGCGGGGGCAGGATCTGGTTCGAGTCAAAAGAAAATGCGGGAACGACTTTCCACACCACTTTCCCTTACGCTTGAAGCTCCGAAGAAAGCGAGAACGCGATATTTTGCGTTCCGGCAAAAAAGGGGGCTACGAAAGAGAACTCGATTAAAGTTTTTTTAATTTGAATTTATTATCAAGCGAGCGAGTGAAATGATCCTGCGCCTCGCGGAGATCATTTCCGAGCGAGTGCCGATAAAGATTTCGTCCGCTTGCGGCGAGGATATCCTTTAGAAAAGATGGGTGCAGGGTTCTACCCTGCGGTTGAATATCATTTATTTATTTTTTATCAGTTTGTCGCGGGGAAGATTTTACCAACGATTCCCCGGGCAAGACTAAACCATAAAATGCCCGAAGCGCTAAAAAAAATTCTGATCGTTGAAGACGAAAGGCTGATCACCAAGCCCCTGGCTAAGAAATTGCAATTCGCCGGTTTCGAGGTCAAAGCCGCTTATGACGGAGAGGAAGCGCTGGCCGTTTTGGAAACCGAAAAATTCGACCTGATCCTTTTGGATCTGCTGATGCCCAGGGTTGACGGTTTTGACGTTCTGACCGAACTCAAGAAAAGAGGGGATCTGACGCCGGTGATCGTCGCCACTAATTTGAATCAGGAAAAAGACGTTTCCCGGGTTTTGGAATTGGGAGTCACCAGCTATTATGTCAAATCCGACACCACTTTGGACGAAATAGTCGAGAATGTAAAACGGGCGCTGAATATCGGTTGAGAGCGATTGCCCGGCAATTTTGCTAAAATATTCAGCCGCGGCCTAAATTTTTTTGCCATGCGATTTTTTTGCCATGCGGCAGTCTCCCGTTTTTTTGCCATGCGGCAGTCTCCCTTAAGGGGACTGCCGCTATTTTATCCGCGATACTGAATACTTGACTTTTTTTCTTAATATAGTATGGTAGCGGGAAAGGCCAAGGAAATTTTTTCGTTAAACTATCAAAGA
Proteins encoded in this region:
- a CDS encoding response regulator: MPEALKKILIVEDERLITKPLAKKLQFAGFEVKAAYDGEEALAVLETEKFDLILLDLLMPRVDGFDVLTELKKRGDLTPVIVATNLNQEKDVSRVLELGVTSYYVKSDTTLDEIVENVKRALNIG